One genomic segment of Bos javanicus breed banteng chromosome 23, ARS-OSU_banteng_1.0, whole genome shotgun sequence includes these proteins:
- the LOC133235911 gene encoding olfactory receptor 14J1, with the protein MANLTSVSGFLLVGFSADRKLQILHALLFLMTYLLALTGNLLIITITTLDHRLHSPMYYFLKHLSFLDLCFISVTVPQAIANSLMNNGYISLDQCILQVFFFIALASSEVAILTVMSYDRYVAICQPLQYETIMDPCACRHAVIAAWVAGGLSGLMHAAVNFSIPLCGEKVIHQFFCDVPQMLKLACSYELINEIAVAAFTTSTAFICLISIVLSYIRIFSAVLRIPSAEGRTKVFSTCLPHLFVVTFFLSAAGFEFLRPPSDSQSAMDLMFSIFYTVIPPTLNPVIYSLRNEAMKAALRKILSKEEFTQRKMHLKAIFKL; encoded by the coding sequence ATGGCCAACCTGACCTCAGTGAGTGGATTCCTCCTCGTGGGGTTTTCTGCTGACCGTAAGCTTCAGATTTTACATGCACTGCTGTTTTTGATGACATACCTGCTGGCCTTGACAGGCAACCTCCTCATTATCACCATAACTACCTTGGACCATCGCCTCCATTCCCCCATGTATTACTTCTTGAAGCACCTCTCTTTTCTGGACCTGTGTTTCATCTCTGTCACAGTCCCCCAGGCCATCGCAAATTCACTTATGAACAATGGTTACATttcccttgatcagtgcattcttCAAGTTTTCTTCTTCATAGCTCTGGCCTCGTCAGAAGTGGCCATCCTCACAGTGATGTCTTATGACCGGTATGTAGCCATCTGTCAACCACTGCAATATGAGACCATTATGGACCCCTGTGCCTGTAGGCATGCAGTGATAGCTGCGTGGGTTGCTGGGGGCCTCTCTGGGCTCATGCACGCAGCTGTTAACTTCTCCATACCGCTCTGTGGGGAGAAAGTCATTCACCAATTCTTCTGTGATGTTCCTCAGATGCTGAAATTAGCCTGTTCTTATGAATTAATTAATGAGATTGCAGTGGCTGCATTCACAACCTCAACAGCATTTATTTGTTTGATCTCTATTGTGCTTTCCTACATTCGCATCTTCTCTGCAGTGCTGAGAATTCCATCAGCTGAGGGAAGAACCAAAGTCTTCTCTACCTGCCTACCCCACCTATTTGTAGTCACCTTCTTCCTCTCAGCTGCAGGCTTTGAGTTTCTAAGACCTCCTTCTGATTCCCAGTCAGCTATGGATCTCATGTTCTCCATCTTCTATACTGTGATACCTCCAACGCTCAATCCAGTTATCTATAGTTTACGGAATGAAGCCATGAAAGCGGCTCTGAGGAAGATACTGTCAAAAGAAGAATTCACTCAGAGAAAGATGCAtttaaaagccatttttaaaCTCTAA